From one Lolium rigidum isolate FL_2022 chromosome 4, APGP_CSIRO_Lrig_0.1, whole genome shotgun sequence genomic stretch:
- the LOC124708458 gene encoding BTB/POZ and MATH domain-containing protein 3-like, which yields MSMSALMSTLRAAGRKHLSAGTLCTKTITGSYLFRIQQYKRLQNMVANGTFIKSGTFGVGGHDWSIHCYPNGDDGNEGSISLYLNHASHDKTGDATAAFDITILDNAGKPLCTNGEAESFSSGSEPASAGWEDFVKVQDLDEEEYLKDGCMSILCDVTVLDTRTTDYRAGSVVPPSDLHHQLTEVLWESKEGVDVEIEVGGETFPAHRWMLAARSPVFKAELLQSSAALSSRIRVDNMDPGVFKALLHFIYTDALPKEMVERQETLATTMAKPLLLAADRYKLERLKLICEDILCGHINVKLVGATLAFADQHDCRMLKEACMEFLADPANLEAAVSNRGFEKL from the exons ATGTCTATGTCAGCGCTGATGTCCACcctccgcgccgccggccggaaGCACCTCTCCGCCGGCACCCTCTGCACAAAGACGATTACCGGCTCCTACCTGTTCAGGATCCAACAGTACAAACGCCTCCAGAACATGGTCGCCAACGGCACTTTTATCAAGTCAGGCACGTTCGGCGTCGGCGGCCACGACTGGAGCATCCACTGCTACCCGAACGGCGACGACGGGAACGAAGGCTCCATCTCCCTCTACCTTAACCACGCCAGCCATGACAAAACCGGCGACGCCACGGCAGCCTTCGACATTACCATCCTCGACAACGCCGGGAAGCCGTTGTGCACCAATG GCGAGGCGGAAAGCTTCTCGAGCGGCAGTGAACCCGCGAGTGCAGGCTGGGAAGACTTCGTGAAGGTTCAAGACCTCGACGAGGAGGAGTACCTCAAGGACGGCTGCATGTCCATCCTATGCGACGTCACCGTGCTCGACACACGCACCACCGACTACCGCGCCGGTAGCGTGGTGCCGCCGTCCGATCTGCACCACCAGCTCACTGAGGTTCTCTGGGAGTCCAAGGAAGGAGTGGACGTGGAGATCGAGGTCGGCGGGGAAACGTTTCCCGCGCACAGGTGGATGCTCGCCGCGCGATCCCCCGTCTTCAAGGCGGAGCTCCTCCAGTCGTCTGCAGCCTTGTCGTCGAGGATACGCGTGGACAACATGGACCCCGGAGTATTCAAGGCCCTCCTCCACTTCATCTACACCGACGCGCTGCCCAAGGAGATGGTGGAGAGGCAGGAGACTCTCGCGACAACCATGGCGAAGCCGCTGCTGCTCGCTGCGGACAGGTACAAGCTGGAGAGACTCAAGCTGATCTGCGAGGATATATTGTGCGGGCACATCAACGTGAAATTGGTGGGCGCCACGCTAGCGTTTGCGGACCAGCACGATTGCCGCATGCTGAAGGAGGCTTGCATGGAGTTCCTGGCTGACCCTGCGAATCTGGAAGCAGCCGTCTCAAACCGTGGTTTTGAGAAACTTTAG